The Sabethes cyaneus chromosome 1, idSabCyanKW18_F2, whole genome shotgun sequence DNA segment CCTTATGTAGGCGTTACTTAGTTTTCAGCCTTTCGAATTTCAGCctttcgtgtttcagccttatGACTTTCAGCCTTATGTTGCTAACCCGACAAACCGCGTCGAACAATGGGGTTTGTGTTTGgtgtttgacgtcacgcttcatcgggattggtcgatttacgattccacccacaccgtGATGAAATTTCTCCATTGCACTAACACCGAGAccaacaccacttaaccaacattgccacacctgtgtATATCACATTGATTATGAACAACCCTGCTATcgctggaaagtcaggaaagtGAGGAAACTGGTGCAAAACAGAAATCAGTCAAAGAGTCAAACGTCAAAATTTCATCAAAGCGAGGTCATTTTTTACAGTATAGTGATACGCGTTCGTGTCGTCGTTTGTCacaataaatagtgaaattttaAGAACAAATTTCTTATTCTACCATAATTAATTGCTAAAGTGTGAAAGCTCTGGCACAAGTTACTGCTGTAACCAGAAAATTGCATCGAAAAAATGGCCAACGCTGACACCGTTCAAGTTAGCTCTCTTCCTCTACCACCGGCCCAGTATATCAATCTGTACACCGATGAAAACATTCGTAAAAATCGAGCTCCCAAGCCCCCACCGCCGATCCAGGACTCATACACCATGTTCGGTAATCCGTTCAGCAACGATGATAACATTATTAGACCACTGGAGGCACAGGGTTTCAAGCGTCTGTATCCACAACATTTCGACAGACGGAAGGAGCTAAAGAAACTCAACCATTCTTTACTGGTTAACTTTTTGGATTTAATCGATCTGCTTGTGCACTACCCGGATAGTCCGCGAAGAGCCGAAAAGGTAAGCTTTTGAAGACGAAATGAATTAAAACTGACTTGCTACAATTCACATTCAGATCGAAGATTTGAGCCTCCTGTTTGTACACATTCATCATTTGTTGAACGAGTTCCGTCCGCACCAGGCTCGGGAAACACTACGGGTAATGATGGAGCTGCAAAAGCGGCAACGAATAGAAACGACTCAGCGCTTCCAGAACCATCTAGAAAAGGTACGGGAACTGGTAAAGAATGCGTTCGCCTCACTGCCGGAT contains these protein-coding regions:
- the LOC128744613 gene encoding mediator of RNA polymerase II transcription subunit 7; amino-acid sequence: MANADTVQVSSLPLPPAQYINLYTDENIRKNRAPKPPPPIQDSYTMFGNPFSNDDNIIRPLEAQGFKRLYPQHFDRRKELKKLNHSLLVNFLDLIDLLVHYPDSPRRAEKIEDLSLLFVHIHHLLNEFRPHQARETLRVMMELQKRQRIETTQRFQNHLEKVRELVKNAFASLPDLTDTDRLGGAAEPMDTSEDGDVGKARGEGCHPLDRLMCELVDNM